The following proteins come from a genomic window of Bradyrhizobium paxllaeri:
- a CDS encoding acyl-CoA dehydrogenase family protein: protein MSQAAFSTHEVFNQSPPFWDVDLYMADRPLVAAVAANGGASAEGELSEFGKHWGSAAMAERGRIANENTPKLRTYDAKGNRRDEVEFHPAYHELMAHSAHAGVHNSTWTADGKPAGGASEVIRAAKFYMAAQVETGHLCPITMTRASVAALAEQPELLAKVMPVLGTRSYDPAFEPWWNKRGMTLGMGMTEKQGGTDVRSNMTRAERDGDAYSITGHKWFMSAPMCDAFLVLAQAEEGLSCFLMPRFAPDGSINAIRFQRLKDKLGNRSNASSEVEFHGAYAERVGAEGKGIRTIIQMVQLTRQDCAIASAGLMRSGLAHALHHARHRSVFQKHLADQPLMQAVLSDMALHVEATIALVMRLCRSFDRAPVDAKEAAYMRLLTPAIKYWVCKSAPGFLYEAMECLGGNGYVEEGILARHYRESPVNAIWEGSGNVMCLDVLRALSREPEVASTIMHELTGETLGLPGAGEVIAFIGKAFRRPDSERVARLAVERLALLAAAAALNAVSPPHAVLFAATRLAGNHAGMYGAVDLATKDVSGLLERTLP from the coding sequence ATGAGCCAGGCAGCATTTTCGACCCACGAGGTCTTCAACCAGTCGCCGCCGTTTTGGGATGTCGATCTGTATATGGCCGACCGGCCGCTGGTGGCGGCGGTCGCCGCCAATGGGGGCGCTTCGGCCGAGGGAGAGTTGTCGGAATTTGGCAAGCATTGGGGCTCGGCGGCGATGGCCGAACGCGGCCGCATCGCCAACGAGAACACGCCGAAACTGCGCACCTATGATGCCAAAGGCAACCGCCGCGACGAGGTCGAGTTTCATCCGGCCTATCACGAATTGATGGCGCACAGCGCGCACGCCGGCGTGCACAACTCGACCTGGACCGCCGATGGCAAGCCGGCCGGCGGGGCGTCGGAGGTGATACGCGCCGCCAAATTCTACATGGCAGCCCAGGTCGAGACCGGGCATCTCTGCCCGATCACCATGACGCGGGCCTCCGTCGCCGCGCTGGCGGAGCAGCCGGAACTGCTGGCCAAGGTGATGCCGGTGCTCGGCACGCGATCCTACGATCCGGCTTTTGAGCCATGGTGGAACAAGCGTGGCATGACGCTCGGCATGGGCATGACCGAGAAGCAGGGTGGCACCGACGTCCGCTCCAACATGACGCGGGCGGAGCGCGATGGGGACGCCTATAGTATCACCGGGCACAAATGGTTCATGTCGGCGCCGATGTGCGATGCCTTCCTCGTTCTGGCGCAGGCCGAGGAAGGACTGAGCTGCTTCCTGATGCCGCGCTTTGCGCCGGACGGGTCGATCAACGCGATCCGTTTCCAGCGGCTGAAGGACAAGCTCGGCAACCGCTCGAATGCCTCCTCCGAGGTCGAGTTTCATGGCGCCTATGCCGAGCGCGTCGGTGCGGAAGGCAAGGGCATCCGCACCATCATCCAGATGGTGCAGTTGACGCGGCAGGATTGCGCGATTGCTTCCGCCGGCCTGATGCGGTCGGGCCTCGCACATGCGCTGCATCACGCGCGGCATCGCAGCGTGTTCCAGAAACATCTGGCCGACCAGCCGCTGATGCAGGCGGTGCTGTCGGACATGGCGCTGCATGTCGAGGCTACGATCGCACTGGTGATGCGGCTGTGCCGGTCGTTCGACCGCGCGCCCGTTGATGCCAAGGAGGCGGCCTATATGCGGCTGCTGACGCCGGCGATCAAATACTGGGTCTGCAAGAGCGCGCCCGGCTTTCTCTATGAGGCGATGGAATGCCTCGGCGGCAATGGTTACGTGGAGGAGGGCATTCTGGCGCGGCATTACCGGGAGTCGCCGGTCAATGCGATCTGGGAAGGCTCCGGCAATGTGATGTGCCTCGACGTGCTGCGCGCGCTGTCGCGCGAGCCGGAGGTGGCCTCCACGATCATGCATGAACTAACCGGCGAGACGCTGGGATTGCCGGGCGCGGGCGAGGTGATCGCCTTCATCGGCAAGGCGTTCCGGCGGCCGGACAGCGAGCGCGTGGCGCGGCTGGCGGTCGAAAGGCTGGCGCTGCTGGCGGCTGCTGCTGCGCTGAATGCCGTGTCGCCGCCGCACGCGGTATTGTTCGCCGCCACGCGCCTTGCCGGGAATCATGCCGGCATGTACGGCGCGGTCGATCTGGCTACTAAGGATGTAAGCGGCCTCCTGGAGCGCACGT
- a CDS encoding M15 family metallopeptidase: MRAARGFAAILAACCLASVAAEAQKLPAGFVYLRDVDPTILQDIRYAGSNNFVGRPLRGYEAAECVVKREVGTLLKSVQEELALQNLSLKMFDCYRPTRAVADMVAWSRDGRETPAQKRYNPAFSKADLFRLGYIAERSGHSTGAALDLTLVDLKADNSATFDSTRDYADCTANVNLRAPDGSVDMGTGYDCSDTKSHTAAKSITAAQRRWREKLVHVMARRGFVNYSKEWWHFSLPGAGRQAYDFPITRAR; encoded by the coding sequence ATCCGCGCAGCGAGAGGATTCGCTGCCATTCTTGCAGCGTGCTGTCTGGCCAGCGTCGCCGCAGAGGCGCAGAAGCTGCCGGCCGGTTTCGTCTATCTGCGCGATGTCGATCCGACCATCCTCCAGGATATCCGCTACGCCGGCTCGAACAATTTTGTCGGCCGTCCGCTCAGGGGATATGAGGCCGCCGAATGCGTGGTGAAGCGCGAGGTCGGCACGCTCCTGAAAAGCGTTCAGGAAGAACTCGCGCTGCAGAACCTGTCGCTGAAAATGTTCGACTGCTACCGGCCGACGCGCGCGGTCGCCGACATGGTGGCCTGGTCGCGCGACGGCCGCGAAACGCCGGCGCAGAAGCGCTACAATCCCGCGTTCAGCAAGGCCGACCTGTTTCGCCTGGGCTATATCGCCGAGCGCTCCGGCCATTCCACCGGCGCTGCGCTCGATCTGACTTTGGTCGATCTGAAAGCCGACAATTCGGCCACCTTCGATTCCACCAGAGACTATGCCGACTGCACCGCCAATGTGAACCTGCGCGCGCCTGACGGCAGCGTCGACATGGGCACCGGCTATGATTGCTCCGACACCAAGTCGCACACGGCGGCGAAATCCATCACGGCAGCCCAGCGCCGCTGGCGGGAGAAGCTGGTTCACGTGATGGCGCGGCGAGGATTTGTAAACTATTCCAAGGAGTGGTGGCACTTCTCGCTGCCGGGGGCGGGCAGGCAGGCCTATGATTTCCCGATCACGCGGGCGCGATAA
- a CDS encoding NADase-type glycan-binding domain-containing protein → MRHFIQSVVIALRTLAGAIACMALVPLAATPAIAEKRVALAIGNDLYPNLPADRQLKKAVNDATTVAGTLRSLGFEVIVGTNLGRQAMIDKLAEFTARLQPGDTAALFFAGHGVAISGVNYLVPSDVPAVTEGAEARVRGASLAEPDLIAELQARSVRVALLVIDACRDNPFPRNAGRSIGNTRGLADAKPARGIFTLYSAGIGQTALDRLGVNDSAHNSVFTRIFDEQLKRPDLHLGDLAVEVRERVAELALKAIDERGQPAPHEQTPAYYDQTLGGRIYLAGQLSGGRVEQLATKLANVAPETERVVRPSRPGAPGESCARNGNETYCVSSVRKSQFGNSYGVQNLFAGSTGDAWVEGRDGNGVGEWITIEFDAMRLMKSITVRNGYQKSSDIFQKNNRVRQLRAVFSQGETQTYTLRDNLGSEVLTLSKPIRAYWVKFIIDDVWAGNRYTDTALTKLVVSSERAP, encoded by the coding sequence GTGCGGCATTTCATTCAATCCGTCGTGATCGCTTTGCGGACGCTGGCCGGCGCCATCGCCTGCATGGCGCTGGTGCCTCTCGCGGCGACGCCGGCCATCGCCGAGAAGCGCGTCGCACTCGCCATCGGCAACGACCTCTATCCCAATCTGCCCGCCGACCGGCAGCTCAAGAAGGCCGTCAACGACGCCACCACGGTCGCGGGGACGCTGAGGTCGCTCGGTTTCGAGGTCATCGTCGGCACCAATCTCGGCCGCCAGGCCATGATCGACAAGCTCGCCGAATTCACCGCGCGGCTGCAGCCGGGCGATACGGCGGCGCTGTTCTTCGCCGGGCATGGCGTCGCGATCTCAGGCGTCAACTACCTGGTGCCGAGCGATGTACCGGCGGTGACCGAAGGCGCGGAGGCGCGCGTGCGCGGCGCCTCGCTCGCCGAGCCGGATCTGATCGCCGAATTGCAGGCGCGATCGGTCCGCGTGGCGCTGCTGGTGATCGATGCCTGCCGCGACAACCCGTTCCCGCGTAACGCCGGCCGCTCGATCGGCAACACGCGGGGGCTGGCCGATGCCAAGCCTGCGCGCGGCATCTTCACGCTGTATTCCGCCGGCATCGGCCAGACCGCGCTGGATCGCCTGGGCGTCAACGACTCCGCGCACAATTCGGTGTTTACGCGGATCTTCGACGAGCAGCTCAAGCGCCCGGACCTGCACCTCGGCGATCTCGCCGTCGAAGTGCGCGAACGCGTCGCCGAACTGGCGCTGAAGGCAATCGATGAGCGCGGCCAGCCCGCACCGCATGAGCAAACGCCAGCCTACTACGATCAGACCCTCGGCGGCCGCATCTATTTGGCGGGGCAGTTGAGCGGCGGCCGCGTCGAGCAACTTGCCACCAAGCTTGCGAATGTCGCGCCTGAAACCGAGCGCGTGGTGCGGCCGTCACGGCCGGGCGCGCCGGGCGAAAGCTGCGCGCGCAACGGCAACGAGACCTATTGCGTCAGTTCGGTGCGCAAGTCGCAGTTCGGCAATTCCTATGGCGTGCAGAATCTTTTCGCCGGTTCCACCGGCGACGCATGGGTGGAGGGCAGGGACGGCAATGGCGTCGGCGAGTGGATCACGATCGAGTTCGACGCCATGCGTCTGATGAAGTCCATCACCGTCCGGAACGGCTATCAGAAGAGCAGCGATATCTTCCAGAAGAACAACCGCGTGCGCCAGTTGCGCGCCGTGTTCTCGCAAGGGGAGACGCAGACCTACACGCTGCGCGACAACCTCGGCTCGGAGGTGCTCACCCTGTCCAAACCGATCAGGGCCTACTGGGTGAAATTCATCATCGACGATGTCTGGGCCGGCAACAGATACACGGATACCGCGCTCACGAAACTGGTGGTCAGCTCGGAGCGGGCGCCGTGA